The genome window tgtgtgtgtgacttttacaaattatataaaactgtATTATGAAAAGTTGTTTTGAATCAGGTCTTGTCTGTTGGTGAAGTTGACTGATTTCATGACTGTTcactgccctccagtggtcaCAGTGAGGAACTGCACCAACATCTGTCAAGCTGGACATGATAGCATAGTACCACTTCCggttaatattttcaaaataaatctaaGTCACCAAACTGCGGCAATTATTATAGaatgaacaaaaatgtaataataatgttaagtGTTCTCTGGTGGTTGTAGTTACAGACTACAACTCCACATTCTTCAGTAGAAATAATACagatatttgttgtattttaaaaataaaaaaacgacATATTTACAATGTATCGTTAAACTTCCCACGGCCCCTGAAAGCATCATTCCTCTCCTGGGAACGTCAGCCGGAACTAGGAAGTGTTCAGCGTGTTGTCGCGGGTGCTTTGCTGTTGCTGGTTCCTTCTTCCTCCTGGCTCAAATGGCGAGCTCCGCGGGCCCGGGTCGGACTGGACCGGGACTCTGGTCCTTGGCGCTGCTACTGCTGGTGCTGATGGGACTGAGCGGGCCGGTCAGTGCCGTGTCTGAACCGGGGAAATGGATCCTGAACGTCGACAGTGTGAGTTTCATTTTTCTAGCGGTGACCCGACACACAGGATATAGCGtcggaatttttttttttaccgttAGCTGATAGTTTCATATAGGAAACAGGTTAGACAGGAAGCTAAAGGAGCTCAACGGTGGTTTTACTGTGTTTAAGGAGCTACGGACCTAAAACACTGCGGCTGCGCGGTCGCACATTGCGCTGCGTCAGAAACTACGTAAACAACGTTGGCTAGCTAACGCAGAAGCGAGCCACCGGTTCGGTCTAGTCAGCACGTTTTTCTGGAGGCTGAATAAACAAGCTAAGGGGGTAAAGAAGTGCCGTAGCACAAGAACAAGTTCTTCTGAGATAGATGTGTGTCATGATGTCTGctaatgtttaaataaaatggacttGACTGGAGTTTTAGCCACGGATTTATTGTTGTGTTGCAGTTCCACACTgcggccactagagggcagtgATCACtcataatatttaaaataatcataataatcataataaatgTAGCCAAGCGCAGATCACAAGTTTTTGAAtgcttgtttcttatttaattgacaagaaggaaaactttattttctttaaaatagtTCATTGTGGTCATCGCTACATGCTGATGCTCTGTTGAGGTATATAAATCTActtttcagaaacatttgatgTAGCTTGATGACCTTCCGTGAGGATGTGTTTCACatgactgtatttgtttttctcttcttaaactgttttattttggcccGAAGAGTTCAAACTAGTGTTTCTcaagaacaaacaaaagattagaaaaaagtctgtaaaataaactgaatttttgTGAAGCAGAATTTGAAGTCCAAGTTACGTTCTTTCAGTGAGTATTTTTTATAACACTTTGCAAGATTAACAATCAGCCGCTCTGTGTGAGGTGTAATGCATTTTAGGCATTCAAAGGCTGTCAGACACAAAGAAGGTTGTTATTCTCACTACAAGAAGTCTGatcacctccctctctctctctaacccaACACCGTCATGGCGGACGGCCGCCCACCCCGAGCCTAtaggttctgcttgaggtttctgcctcttaaaggaagtttttccttgcctccgtggccaagtgcttgctcatggcgggaattgttgggtctctgtaaataatattataaagagttcggtgtagacctgctctgtatgacaagtgcaatgagataacttctgttatgaattggctgtataaataaaattgaatcgATCAGTTGCTGTCTGGGTCTAAGAATAGAGGGTGTCCTATACTGTACACATTGTGAAGccccttaaaggtccagtgtgcaggattcagtggcatctagtggtaaaattgcagtttgcaacaattcaaataccgctcgcctcgccctccccttccgagcgtgtaggagaaacccGTGAAAAAcgtgaacggccctatctagagccagtgttgggtttgtccgttctgggctactgtagaaacatggcggtgcaacatggcggcctccgtggaaggggacccgctccctctgtaggtATAAAcgtcttattctaaggtaacgaaaacacaacgattgttattttcaggtgattatacactgatggaaacacacttataaatattatattccatttctgccaatagatcctaaatgttccacactggagcTTTTAAgataaatgtgtgatttgtgatattgattcactttatttgtgtttgtttgttccagGAAACTCTAAAGAAGCAGACGTTCTTCTACTTCCATAAAACTCTGTTCAACAGCAGCTTCATCCATCTCAAACGTAAGTAGACCCTCCTGGTGTCAGAGATTCACTTCTTCTGCCGTTCAGTTTTGATGCATTCAAAGGAGCGGTCTGTctagagtcagatgagaagataaatgtcagtttcatctctgtgagTCCAGTACAGAGAGAAGTCCGGGACGTTTTTAAACATAGCTAGgcacaaagactagaagcaAGGGGGGAAACTGCAAGTGTAGCTCCATCAAAAGTACAAGAACCCGTCTGACTCTGAGTAAGAcggcaaacagaaaacataatgaatgaaatgttgttttccaTTCGACATGCCAGTCCTGTCTGAAAGCTGCCAGTAGTTaacttgatgtgtgtgtgtgtgtgtgtgtgtgtgtgtgtgtgtgtggtcagcgGTGGCAGAGACTTGTAACACCTCGTCTCCAGTCCAGTTGAACGTGTCCTGGTATCTGAGGAACTCTCACTGCTACAATGAAGTCTTCAACCTAGACGTGAGTTTTCTACTCCACAGTCCTCCACTCAGCTCTTCTCAGATCCTGAACTCGGCCCAAACACTCGGGTCCAGATTttcagctctggtttggtctgaCTTTAGGGTTTGTAAAAATGGAGTTATGTATTTCGATTGTGCCTTAACCTGGGTTTACTAACCCACACAGGCTCCCTTGATATGCAGACAGGGATGCAGGAGACATCTAGttgtttgctttaaaataaaaatgattgaaaTAGGTTTGAAATATATCAGcgtttctctttcactctcttgaAAATGGATGACAAAGTCAGATTCATGTGGCAGATCTGATTGCGAGGGTTGTGAAACGTTTGGGGCCAGaaaatttaaagtttatttttttatttttttataataaaagttTGACAGAACCCTGAACCGGTCGAACGCGAGACAGAAAATCCAAAAGTTACTTATGAAGTCATTTATCTGCTCTGCTCTCCACAGCTCTGCTTGTCCTTTTGCGAACACACAGTGTGAAGTAAAGCCCGGATGTTACTGTCCAGCTTGATGCggagctgaaactattagtcgactgacagatTAGTCGCCTGACagattagtcgactgacagatTAGTCGACTGACGGTAAATTAAtcggcaacaattttgataaccgATTAATCGTTAATGTCCGttttttcaagcaaagatgCCAAAAACATTTCTGGTTCTCTATTGTGAGGATTAGTTTGTTTGCCTTATGtgatgaatatctttgggttttggactgttggacaaaacGTCATCTTGGGCTGAAGGAAATATTGCGATGGACATTTTCTGgcatttcatagaccaaatgattcattcattaatcgagatttttaatcagatttgttgataatgaaaataatcgttggATGCAACCTGAGTTTAATGCAGTGAACATCAATCAGTGACATGTTAGGACATATATCATTTTGAATTGCTTGCCTATGATCATTGTTAAATGACTGTTCTTTACTCAGTATTGATCTGACGTCTCTGTGTCTCATATTGTTTGCTGCGCGTCGTCTCCAGACGTCGCAGGCAGGAAGTTACTTCAGGTCGACGCAGGTCAGACCGGGAGGAGGAAGCGGATACTTTGTTTTTCACCAGTATCCCACCATCACCTGCCAGCCACACATAAACCCCAACACggtgatgcacacacacgtacacacacacacactgtgtatatATTGACACACAGTGCAAACAATGAGTAATAAAGCGAGTGTGAGTGCGGTGATTGTATTTTAAAGCGTGTGCGTTTGTTTTACGACAGTTCGTCCTGGAAGACTTTGAGATGAAAACCCGGCTGACAGAACCGGCTCGGCAGCAGCAGGTGAGAGACTCGTTCTGCTTCTGTGTCTCCACCAGCGCTGCAcatgagaagaagaaacaaacagcagtttgaACTGTTTTGGTTTGCACCCTGAATTGGATCCCGAATTAGTTTGACAACTCATAAAGTACAAACCGACCCCACTTACACTTCATCCGTCTTAGAGACAGATTTAAACCTGATTAGTCAAACCCCCTCGGTGTAGAGTTAACCACAGGTTTGAGATTCCAGTTTTTGTTGAGAACTAATTTCTGTTTTACCTcgaagcatatatatatatttattatttcctactgtaactgtgtttacatgttctcatttaattaatgttatgaGTCACGTTGGGCTACGATGTACTTATgtaactggagttacatccaggtagTTATGTCTCTTCGTCTCGTTCCTGAAAATGAGCCTGCTGCTGTGCGCTCACCTTgtttgcattcattcattcattcactgcgATGGAGAGCAGCGATCGCAGTGAGCAGAAGGTTTTCAGTCGAGATGTCTTTGTTagataaaagaaaagcagaagatACTCTCTCCACCAGCATCAGAAACCTGTgggagaaaacagaaacagcccaagctgaccaatcacagttcgTGTTGTCCCCATGTGGAACTGTATCTCTGTAGCCGCCGTAGCCCCGACAAGTAGCTTCTTCCTGAGGAGGCGCGTGTCAGCTACCAGGTAGCTGCTGCCGCTACACCAGAAGCCCTTAATGCACGACTACGAAGACGGCTTTAGTGTTTATTTCCTGTCACACTGTAGGTGTTAAAACCCAGAGAGCAGACGTTTCGGGAGTCTTTACTCTGCATTCCTGTTATCATCATAGCTCCGGTCCTTTTGTTTACACGCGTTCTGGTTTGTCAGGTTTCGTCATATTTTGCTGCTCAGTTTCTGTTCTGAATATCACACTGATACTTGGAAAATGGTTCCTGTTTGCTAAAACACAACTTTGAACATTGATAAATCTCTGTGTATACCGTATTTCTGTTTATATCACAATAGTGTTAttcacaaaataaccacagtctaattatttaaataaataatactctACTAAATCTACTTGTCTCTGAACACAGAGCTtaagtaaaaacagaaactaGAAAATAGGATTCTTTATTGAAACCAAGATAATcgcagttgttgttattttttaagcaaCGTTAAgaattgttgtatttattctcACTAACTATGTTAAACATGTATCGTCTTAAAtctactgtttgtttttcagccaGTCACTGAGAAGCCTtcaggcaggaggaggagagaggtggagcCTCCGAAACCAAAGGTGTGCACTTGTACAACATGCAGTAAAGACAATAATCCGTACAGTACAGTAGAACCTGAAGGAACAAGTACAGTAAAAGTTTAGTAGAACGTACAGTTTGACTACCTGCAGTCAGACCTACGTGGGAACCTCGAGTGAAACCTGTAGTAGAACAGTACTGTCGACATGCTTCACTTCAGCATGCTGGTAAAATGAAGCAGTTCATAGAGAAGAACACGTAACAGAACATAAAGGAGAACCAACATGGAAGAACGTTAATTTAACAGATATATGATGCTGATGACTGATGCTTTGTCGTtcttctctctcacaaacaaaaatcaaataatgtgaacagagacatatttaaatatataataatgatacGTGCAGAATTCAGGGTTCTCTTATGACAGGtcacagaaacaacaaaacaaagcaagaaTCCGTGGTGTGTTCATTTATTTGAGATGTTTAATGATTAAATGTTTGAGCGTGTTTGCCTCAGTTCTCTGATTtgatgtctctctgtctctcaggctgctgcagcacagaagGAAGGGGCTTCAGCGGGAACAGGGAAAGCTGCTGTCCCTCGTAAAGAGGTCAGTCAGTCTGTCCGGGTGGATTACTTAAACCTGAACGAGTAGCTTGTGACCAGGAggttgctggtttgaatcccaGCATAGACACAGCAgcgtgaaaaagtgtttgctcccttcctgatttcttatttttttgcatgtttgtcacacttaaatgtttcagatcatcagacaaatttaaatattagtcaaagataacacaagcaaaatgcagtttttaaatgaaggttgttattattaagggaaaacaaaatccaaacctacatggccctgtgtgaaacagtgattgccccctaaacctaataacaaaaaataagaaatcaggaatggggcaaacactttttcacaccactgtagctcTGCTATTACAGAACAGTATTTAACCTGCAAAGCCAGGTCACCTAGCCAGCAATCTCATGTCAGCTGACATTTTCGCTCCACCTTGTTCAGCAGCgttttaaaaccaaaataaatgccCTAAATGCCACGTGTGTGTCCAGGCTGGGACTTAACACAGCCGGGAGTCAACAGATGTTTGAAGTTGCATCAAAGTCGCAGGCGGTTGCTTTTGTATTTACGTTAAAACTGCTCTGTGTTGTTGCGCAGGCTGCTCGTCTTCGCGTCGATGCGGTGGCTGAGAGCTGGGAGGACGGCCCCTACATGTTCATCCTGAATATCAGAGAAATCAAAGACAAGAACCAAGCCCCCGACCCCGCCAACCCCCCCACGCCCTGGAGTCTACAGCGTCAGTCACACTCATACataaacctacacacacacattagcactCCTTTGACCAGGACTGTGTACTGTACTACCTGACTTCCTCTGTTTTCAGCTTTCCAGCTCTATTGGAAAGCTGGTAATGTAGCGGTGAAAGTGTTTAATTATAACAGGAGGTTCCTCAGACCAGATGCTACATTTCAGATTTGcaccagagacattttttaTACTGTAGGTTTTACGGATGTTGCCATTATGAAATACTTAAACACTGACTgtattctgacatttaaaataatattttatccAATTTTTACTACAAAGGAGAGCTGGAGAGTGCACGCTTAGCCTACAGTAAAAAATAGTCATGCAGTTTTAATATGTTTGACAGATAAATGCATGAAGAGTGAAAGTTCATTCTGCTGactatttatttttgtgcacTTTGTGGTTCATTCGTGGTACACTTGCTTGAACCACACAGTGTTTTAAGGTCGACGCACAGTACCTACAGCTAACAAAATGGATTTATATACTGAAACTGCTGCCAGGATCAGCTGTGGACGTCCTAAAGAGGTTTATAATAATGTGGCGTGAGTAGCTGCAGTGTTCCTCTCGGAGGTGAGACCAAGTCAGCTGTGGTCATGTTCCGAGTCTCCAAGCTTCGAGTTTGAATGTAGGAAAGCAGTGACCGCTCAGTCTgatagtgtctgtctgtctttgcagTGCAGATCAGCATGAAGGGTCCTCATGACTACATATCGGCCTCTGAATGGCCTCTGATGGTggtaagaacacacacacacacacaaaaacacacacttaaataaCTGAAATCAAACATTACATGTTCAGCTATAGTCTGGTGTTACTGTAGGTTTTTgttaatgtcaacaaatcccgtgaaaggaccaaaaccaacaatgtgttagccCAAGCCCATTGGTCCCGACTGAAGACAcaagcatttaaaaacagctcacaaatatatagtttgtttttttttttgtttttttttttaaagctggccactgtagtttttaacaaactttattcaaacaggagtaaataacAGAATAaggaaaatacagaatatcaccagacttatgcTTTAgttcaaataattaaaactcaTGTCCAAGTGTTTTTTAAGAGCACTTAAGAATCTATTATATTTGACAAATTATCCCAAAGTCAGTAGTGTCTCTTTCTTTAATTCTGTCTCCAGTTCTACATGGTGATGTGTATCGTGTACGTGCTGCTGGCGGTGTTGTGGTTGGTTCTGTCGGCGTGTTACTGGAGGGATCTGCTCAGGATCCAGTTCTGGATTGGAGGAGTCATCTTCCTGGGCATGTTGGAGAAAGCTGTTTACTACGCCGAGTTCCAGAGCATCAGATATGAGGGCTTGTCAGGTAGGTGAAGACGCAGAGGTGATTTTCCTGGACAGGTGAACGAGCCAGCAGAGCTTCAATCAGTAATGCGTTGCAATGGTGTCCTCCTGCAGTCCAGGGGGCGGTGGTGTTTGCGGAGGTGCTCTCTGCGGTGAAGAGGACTCTGGCCAGGGTGTTGGTGATCATCGCCAGTCTGGGATACGGCATCGTCAAGTAAGTCTTCTCCTTCTCACAGCTCTCTGTGTAGTTTAAACACAATGAGGCTTTTAAATTCACTTCTAACTCGTACCCTTTCATGAACTTTAATTTTAACAAGGGCAAGGACCACAGTGTGTACTGTAACTATAACTAATGATCACTGTCAGATAATCCTTTAGgctatgaaatgtaaaaagaattATGAGAAATACCTATCACAAGTTATCAGACAACataaaattgcttattttgcaCGAACAGTATTATTGAGAGTaattttgttgacactgtcatcGCTGGTGTGACGGGGCCCTAAGACTCCTTTCTGCCCCCCAGGCCCAGACTCGGTGCTTTGCTCCACAGAGTAGTCGGAGTCAGTCTCCTCTACTTGATCTTCTCCATCGTCGAGGGGATCCTACGAGTCAAcgctgtaagtgtgtgtgtgtgtgtgtgtgcgtgtgtgtgtgtgtgtgcgtatgtgtgtctaacctgtttctctctctaggATCGAGGCGACAACACCAGCAGTAGATTTTTGTGTGACATAGTGCTGGCCTTCATTGActcctgtgttgtctggtgGATATCCTTTAacatgtgtatacacacacacacacacacacacacacacacacacacacacacacacacaccagcttcATCAGCTTAAATTTTCCTAATTGATCATTGACCACATCAGTGATCAGTAATTGATTCATTATTAAAAgcttaaagtacaaaaaaaaaagtgactttcCTGCAAATTGCCAGTCCTCCTGCTCTGCCTGGCGGGACAACAAATGACCAAACAAAGTTCAGAAGATAAAACATAATTCTGAGCAATTTCCTCCTTCAACATACAGGTCTACATGGTCATTTTATTGGAGCGTCTGAATTCTGAATTCAAAGTTTGCGCAGTAGTGCCCTTAAACATTACCACAAACCAGGGGCACGGCAACAAAATCAAAGTTAGTGTTGCTGAGAGAAAGTTACTGCGTGCTATAATGACGTCATACTAAATGCTGTACATTCATGGTTTTGCATTAATTCAAATCGCTATGATGATTTCTGTGTAACGGCTATTAACAGTAGCGAAgactctttttaaaatgtttcgcACACCAGTACAACAGAAACCAAAATTGAACGCTACGTACTTTTCAAAGCAGCTTCAGCAGAATACTGTACTTTCAAATGTTCAGAATTgcaagagagagatggaagtgAGGGACAGAGCGCacttatgagagagagagaggcaaagaaaAATTGTTATCAGGTTATCATAGTTCATAAAAATACAGTGCTGATGAGAATACAGCAACCTCTGTACTTTCACACCCGGgtctatataataataaagaacCAGAAATAACTGACTCGTACTTGTGACTACTCATCATTGTACTTGATGCTTGagttttagaatattttatcatAGATTTgtgttcccaaggtcaagaatgaatttaCAGTCTCAAAGTAACAATAGTTTTACTTGAGGACAGTGTTTGACAGCGACCAGCCACCGTTCAGTAAACCAGCCAGCCGTTGATGATGTGCCTACTGCCACTAGAGGGcgataaaagacaaaaacctgctgtgtcctctgtctgtctgtctgtctgtctggattCAGGCTCCCTTTCTGCATGCTGTGCTCTGCAGATTTGACTCCCGGGCCTtcttggtgtttgtgttttgttctgtttgtttgtgtttgttggtaGGATGGGTTTCACCACAtcacactgtacaaaaatgaaaactctTGAAGACTTTTCTAGCACCGTTTGAATGACGGGTGCAGGGCTGTCGTACAATCTTTCACCCTCTTTCCTTCCACATCCTGCTTTCTtcccttccttctctctgtactctcccttcttctttttatctgtcattcatttgtttctctttagGCTGAAGATGATGTAGTTCTCCTGGCTGCTATTCCTCTGGCTGTGCTCGACTCTACCCTCTGCTGGTGGATATCCGCTCCTGCATCTTCCCCTGTTTATTACTGCTGAaagtttgtttctctctctctctctctctctctctctctctctctctctctctctctctctctctttttaatgttttctatttttctgctttgtccATCTGTGCGTATAGTCAGTGTCCAGCAAAAACCCTGTGCACTCAATGCTAACATCATTTAATTAACCAAATTTAACTATGAACTATTTTAATATGCAGTAGGTTTGGCTGTATGTTTATATTAATTATTGAAAGTCTTTTGGCTTCATTAATCGATAAAAAAGGATCAGATACAGTGATCTTAAACTGGAGATGAAAACCTAAATCCCGATGAGTCAGCTGCTAGTGTTTGTTTTACCCGTTGCTGATATTCCTTGACTGTGTCGTCACATCTTTGTGAGTCTGGCTCAGACGATGAAGCTGCTGAGGCTGAGAAGGAATGTGGTGAAGCTCTCTCTCTACAGACACTTCACCAACACACTCATCTTCGCTGTCATAGGTACGAAaaatactgtttgtgttttaatatttgcTGAAACCCATTTCCCGTCTTTAAAgcttgtatgtgtttgtgcttttcaGCGTCTGTCATCTTCATCATTTGGACCACCAAGACCTTCAGGATGCCTAAATGTCAGTCTGTAAGTACTTGAGATTTTGGATTAAATCAGCAGGATTAAATATAACCTTTTTCATCTTATAATATGcacaatatttaatatttaatatatttattactttggggttttattgattcatttcttttttaattttgcaatttttacaaaaaaacattcactggttATATTGAGAAATGATGAACTGTAAAATCCTGACCCCATACACAGTTCAGCCCTccttaaatgtatgtttatttacaacaaaatagTTTTGCCAAATACGTATCGGAGGCAACAAAATTGCTGCCTGAATTAGGTTCAGTGGCAAATTTTATTGCAGTTGAGGAGATGTTATGTTCTTGTGCCACACTTGATGTACTCTGAGTTAAAGATAACCATAAATtcattaatcatgctttagttgcaaCGAGCAGAAATTGTtggaaaacacatgaaatatgttatcagtgaacattttgcagatatgcTGACTGGTTCATTACAAACGTAAAAATTAGTGGTATATACACTTAATATTCCAGTTGTATCGTGGGTAAATGGTGATTTCAGGAGTTTTCATTcataggttttttttaaaaatgaaaatcaagtgttcattttatgAACTTCCCATAATACTTGTATAGTACAAAAGGGGCTTTTGCCACCCTTTGTTAGTATAATTTGGCAAAAATACACAGTTTAATTGTGTGActctattaattattttaacctTGTGTGTTCTTTGATTTATTCTCTAAATTTTGTCAGggagatattttttttatttcatcttcagtgttttttcttactgtaaatgaacattttaatgcatttgaagtgtttccattcaaaatgtctctctctgtgtgtctgtaggaCTGGAGGGAGCTGTGGATAGATGACGCGTTCTGGCGCTTCTTGTTCTCCATCATCCTATTGGTCATCATGTTCCTATGGCGACCGTCAGCCAATAACCAGAGGTACGGGGGACGTCAGGGctgtttatttgacagtttttttctctttttaactaTTAAGTAAagccagtttctctctctctctctctgtctctctctctgtcaggtaTGCCTTCAGTCCTCTGTTTGAtgaagagagtgaggaagaggagaaggagccCATGATGAACGAGGCTTTCGGTCAGAAACCTTCCTCCTtgactctcttcctctctcctctcgtTCTGCTTTCCTTCCTCACTTGTTGCCTCCTCCCTTCCCTTCCTGTGTTATTTCGTCTCGCCTCTATACCTTCAGTGCCCTCCCATTTattcagttagttagttagttagtaagttagttggttggttggttggttagtTGGTTGGTTAGTTAGTTAGGGACACACAACAATTGCCTCTCAGCCAGTTAAATTAtcgattaaataaaaaatgaaacataaaactTTGCTCTTAGTTCAAAGTGCCACAGATGTTTACCTGCAACTTATTTGGTTATTTCtgcgtgtgtttgtattttatttggaaattaTCATAATGATGAATTGAGACtaaaagatattaaattatgtttattgtcaACAGTGGAATAGAGCATAAAGTTTACAAGCACTGTGTGCAGTCGA of Siniperca chuatsi isolate FFG_IHB_CAS linkage group LG7, ASM2008510v1, whole genome shotgun sequence contains these proteins:
- the zgc:162698 gene encoding transmembrane protein 87A-like isoform X2 codes for the protein MASSAGPGRTGPGLWSLALLLLVLMGLSGPVSAVSEPGKWILNVDSETLKKQTFFYFHKTLFNSSFIHLKPVAETCNTSSPVQLNVSWYLRNSHCYNEVFNLDTSQAGSYFRSTQVRPGGGSGYFVFHQYPTITCQPHINPNTFVLEDFEMKTRLTEPARQQQPVTEKPSGRRRREVEPPKPKAAAAQKEGASAGTGKAAVPRKEAARLRVDAVAESWEDGPYMFILNIREIKDKNQAPDPANPPTPWSLQLQISMKGPHDYISASEWPLMVFYMVMCIVYVLLAVLWLVLSACYWRDLLRIQFWIGGVIFLGMLEKAVYYAEFQSIRYEGLSVQGAVVFAEVLSAVKRTLARVLVIIASLGYGIVKPRLGALLHRVVGVSLLYLIFSIVEGILRVNAAEDDVVLLAAIPLAVLDSTLCWWIFVSLAQTMKLLRLRRNVVKLSLYRHFTNTLIFAVIASVIFIIWTTKTFRMPKCQSDWRELWIDDAFWRFLFSIILLVIMFLWRPSANNQRYAFSPLFDEESEEEEKEPMMNEAFEGMKMRGVKNETNGAAKANKVDEDLKWVEENIPSSMADVALPPLLDSDEETLTTKFEMSKME
- the zgc:162698 gene encoding transmembrane protein 87A-like isoform X1, with the protein product MASSAGPGRTGPGLWSLALLLLVLMGLSGPVSAVSEPGKWILNVDSETLKKQTFFYFHKTLFNSSFIHLKPVAETCNTSSPVQLNVSWYLRNSHCYNEVFNLDTSQAGSYFRSTQVRPGGGSGYFVFHQYPTITCQPHINPNTFVLEDFEMKTRLTEPARQQQPVTEKPSGRRRREVEPPKPKAAAAQKEGASAGTGKAAVPRKEAARLRVDAVAESWEDGPYMFILNIREIKDKNQAPDPANPPTPWSLQLQISMKGPHDYISASEWPLMVFYMVMCIVYVLLAVLWLVLSACYWRDLLRIQFWIGGVIFLGMLEKAVYYAEFQSIRYEGLSVQGAVVFAEVLSAVKRTLARVLVIIASLGYGIVKPRLGALLHRVVGVSLLYLIFSIVEGILRVNADRGDNTSSRFLCDIVLAFIDSCVVWWIFVSLAQTMKLLRLRRNVVKLSLYRHFTNTLIFAVIASVIFIIWTTKTFRMPKCQSDWRELWIDDAFWRFLFSIILLVIMFLWRPSANNQRYAFSPLFDEESEEEEKEPMMNEAFEGMKMRGVKNETNGAAKANKVDEDLKWVEENIPSSMADVALPPLLDSDEETLTTKFEMSKME